The following coding sequences are from one Musa acuminata AAA Group cultivar baxijiao chromosome BXJ1-6, Cavendish_Baxijiao_AAA, whole genome shotgun sequence window:
- the LOC135677600 gene encoding zinc finger protein ZAT9-like produces the protein MAARLMEGGSHHMTWDAAVTAEEQAPEELTKNTLRLRIKCPKTGDEDREAAAQEAVSPSGDSGVIADQSTGGADGELAGDEHANAESASDVKEAVDEGCGSFKRKHANRRAVVPTCPECGKTFPSDKSLFGHLRCHPERDYRGVNPPPGARKKPQPDAYSSIARVPPTTKWSTARRGRKGTAGDRDDDAIAADTLLLLADGKPQRPETTITTEEEDTDTKQIAGTRFAGTDGIGWDQKSDDMDAGSYGNELISSSKRTKKRRIKELELVNGSGTSARFPRYQCSVCFKTFSSHQALGGHRASHNKKKSNPEEAAAIPNEKEGSNTKQGEDLIHGNGAVIKAEMAEHRCTNCNLTFRSGQALGGHKRRHFNELQHRAPSSSPHSSEIDKGVKRGLFDFDLNEVPEL, from the coding sequence ATGGCAGCTCGTCTCATGGAAGGTGGAAGCCACCATATGACCTGGGATGCTGCAGTGACCGCAGAAGAGCAAGCCCCCGAGGAGCTGACCAAGAACACCCTGCGGCTTCGGATCAAGTGCCCCAAGACCGGAGACGAGGACAGGGAAGCAGCGGCTCAGGAGGCGGTGTCTCCATCTGGTGATAGTGGTGTGATAGCTGACCAATCCACCGGTGGTGCTGACGGGGAGCTTGCCGGCGATGAGCATGCTAACGCCGAATCTGCATCGGACGTCAAAGAGGCGGTCGACGAGGGTTGTGGCAGCTTCAAACGCAAGCATGCAAACAGGAGGGCGGTGGTCCCAACATGCCCTGAGTGCGGGAAGACCTTCCCCTCCGATAAATCACTGTTTGGCCACCTGAGGTGCCACCCGGAGAGAGACTACAGAGGAGTTAATCCGCCTCCGGGTGCTAGGAAGAAGCCGCAACCCGATGCGTATTCGTCGATCGCGAGAGTGCCGCCCACCACCAAGTGGTCAACCGCGAGAAGAGGGCGGAAAGGGACGGCTGGTGACAGAGATGACGACGCGATTGCCGCTGATACCCTGTTGCTCCTGGCTGATGGAAAGCCGCAGCGTCCGGAGACCACCATCACCACTGAGGAGGAAGACACTGATACGAAACAGATCGCTGGCACTCGTTTTGCTGGCACCGATGGGATCGGTTGGGATCAGAAATCTGATGACATGGACGCCGGCAGCTACGGGAACGAACTGATATCGAGCTCCAAGAGAACAAAGAAGAGGAGGATCAAAGAGCTGGAACTGGTGAACGGGTCCGGCACATCTGCTCGTTTTCCAAGGTACCAGTGCAGTGTATGCTTCAAGACTTTCTCATCTCACCAGGCGCTGGGAGGACACCGAgccagccacaacaagaagaaGAGCAATCCCGAAGAAGCAGCGGCGATCCCTAACGAGAAGGAAGGTTCCAACACGAAGCAAGGCGAGGACTTGATCCATGGAAACGGTGCAGTGATCAAAGCGGAGATGGCAGAACACCGATGCACGAACTGCAACCTGACGTTCCGAAGCGGGCAGGCACTCGGGGGCCACAAGAGACGGCACTTCAATGAGCTGCAGCATCGAGCTCCATCGTCTTCTCCACACTCATCTGAAATCGACAAGGGAGTAAAACGTGGGCTGTTTGACTTCGACCTCAACGAGGTGCCGGAGCTCTAA